The Streptomyces durmitorensis genome contains the following window.
ATGCGCCTGAAGTGAGCAGACCGGTGATCACGCCGGTCCGCGTGGTCATTGCCCTCTGCCTCGTCGCGCCGTTCGTGGCGATGCTCTGGGTGAGCTCCTACGCGAAGGTCGAACCGACCTTCATCGGCATCCCGTTCTTCTACTGGTACCAGATGCTGTGGGTGCTCATATCCACCGCTCTCACCATGATCGCGTACAAACTGTGGCAGCGTGACCAGCGCGCCCGCAAGGCCGAGCAGGCCCAGGGGGGTGCGACCCGATGAACGAGCTCGCAGCGGACACGGGCGGCGTCAACGGCATCGCCCTCGCCGTCTTCATCTTCTTCTTCGCCGCCGTCACGGCGATGGGCTTCCTGGCCGCGCGCTGGCGCAAGGCCGAGACCGAGAGCCTGGACGAATGGGGCCTGGGAGGCCGCTCGTTCGGCACCTGGGTCACGTGGTTCCTGCTCGGCGGCGACCTCTACACCGCGTACACCTTCGTGGCCGTCCCGGCGGCGATCTACGCGGCGGGCGCGGCCGGCTTCTTCGCGGTGCCGT
Protein-coding sequences here:
- a CDS encoding DUF3311 domain-containing protein; amino-acid sequence: MSDAPEVSRPVITPVRVVIALCLVAPFVAMLWVSSYAKVEPTFIGIPFFYWYQMLWVLISTALTMIAYKLWQRDQRARKAEQAQGGATR